The Kribbella amoyensis genomic sequence TCTGGATGTACAGCGCGCCCGTGGTCAGCGCGCCGACCGTGATCCAGTCGTTGATCGCGAGGCCGCCGCCGATCACCAGGACCGCGGCCAGCGCGACCGTGTGGGTCATGTTGATCACCGGGAACAGCACCATCCGCAGGTACAGCGTGTACCGCTCCCAGGCGACCCACTGACCGATCCGGGTGTCGCCCAGCTTGATCCGGCGGCCGCCGAGCCGGTGCGACTCCACGGTCCGGCCGGCGTCCACGGTCTCGGCCAGCGCCGACGCGACCGCGGCGTACCCGGCCGCCTCGGACCGGTAAGCCGAGGGGGCGCGGCGGAAGTACCAGCGGCCGCCGAGGATCAGGATCGGGGCCGCGATCACCACGGCCACGGCCAGCTCCGGCGCGGTGACGATCAACGCGCCGATCAGCAGCGACGCCCAGATGACCGCGATCGTCAGCTGCGGCACCGCGTCCCGCATGGCGTGCGACAGCCGGTCCACGTCGGTGGTGATCCGGGACAGCAGGTCACCGGTCCCGGCCCGCTCCAGCACGCCCGGCGGCAGCGCGACCGAGCGGACGAGGAAGTCCTCGCGCAGGTCGGCGAGCATCTCCTCGCCGAGCACCGCGCCGCGCAGCCGGGTGAGCCGGACGAAGATGGTCTGCACGGCGAGCGCGAGGGCGAAGCCGAGCACCACGTACGGGAGGTCGACGTCCTTGTCGCCGACGGACAGCTTCTCCACCACGTTGCCGAGCAGCCAGGGCCCGACCATGCCGCTCAGCGCCGCGACCGCGTTGACCAGCGTCAGCCAGCCGAACGCCCGGCGGTGCCGGCGGAACAGGGACTTCAGGTACGCCCGCACCGTCGGCGTACCGGCCACGGGCAGCCGGGCGACTTCGCGCGGGGCGGCCGGGTCGTACTCGGGGCGCTTCATGCCGACTCCTCCTCGAGGGTTGGCTCGTCTTCACGGGTGACCACCGCGCGGTACCGCGGGTTGTCGTGCACCAGGTCGTGGTGAGTGCCGACGGCATCGACCTGGCCGTCGGGCACGAACACGACCCGCTCGGCCCGGTCCAGCATCAGCGGGCTGGACGTGAACACCACCGTCGTCCGGCCGGCCCGCAACGCCCGCAGGCTGTCCGCGATCCGCGCCTCGGTGTGCGCGTCCACCGCACTCGTCGGCTCGTCCAGCACCAGCACGGTCGGGTCCACGTACAGCGACCGGGCCAGGGCGATCCGCTGCCGCTGTCCACCGGACAGGGAGCGGCCCCGCTCGGTCAGGACCGCCCG encodes the following:
- a CDS encoding ABC transporter ATP-binding protein, which codes for MKRPEYDPAAPREVARLPVAGTPTVRAYLKSLFRRHRRAFGWLTLVNAVAALSGMVGPWLLGNVVEKLSVGDKDVDLPYVVLGFALALAVQTIFVRLTRLRGAVLGEEMLADLREDFLVRSVALPPGVLERAGTGDLLSRITTDVDRLSHAMRDAVPQLTIAVIWASLLIGALIVTAPELAVAVVIAAPILILGGRWYFRRAPSAYRSEAAGYAAVASALAETVDAGRTVESHRLGGRRIKLGDTRIGQWVAWERYTLYLRMVLFPVINMTHTVALAAVLVIGGGLAINDWITVGALTTGALYIQMLVEPVNMMIRWYDELQVAQVSLARLVGVREVEASNAGDESEPEGRTVLADDVRFGYLEGRDVLHGVTLTVEPGARVALVGPSGAGKSTLGRLLAGIYSPRLGDITLGGATLARMSAEQVRSHVALVNQEHHVFVGSVRDNLRLARPEAADAELWTALRAVDAHAWVAGFEHGLDTEVGSGGVSLTPAQAQQVALARLVLADPHTLVLDEATSLMDPRAARHLERSLAGVLEGRTVVAIAHRLHTAHDADVIAVVEDGRIVELGGHDELVDAQGAYAALWHSWHGDR